The following are encoded in a window of Esox lucius isolate fEsoLuc1 chromosome 14, fEsoLuc1.pri, whole genome shotgun sequence genomic DNA:
- the ghrb gene encoding growth hormone receptor b isoform X3: MNTMATSYILFIFLILAVSAQEQPTSAEALLQIYPHITGCVSHDMNTFRCRWNIGTFKNLTEPRDLRMFYYINDKNISPKEWSECPHYTPDRTDECFFKESYTKVWMTYSVQLRSGTQDIVYDEIIFIVYDIVKPDPPIALNWTLLNVGLTGSHFDVMVSWEPPHSADVPMGWMTLQYELQYREVNSTQWMKVDLEKGMQRSLYGLRTNTNHEVRVRCKMLASKYFGEFSDSIFIHVPTKESRFPITVLLVFAALSSAVILMLLIYSQQQKLMVILLPPIPGPKIIGIDPELLKKGKLAELTSILGGHPDLRPELYSDDPWVEFIDLDMEESNDRLTELDTQCLMERSPSSDGPPLTIGFRDDDSGRASCCDPDLPDPEASPFHPLFSNTSYALEPSGLGSTKANSPVQTPTTGEGPWTAPGREDLYTQVSEVRPTGEVVLKPDEQSKMEKEADDKAEMEKENKKQSKEFDFQLQMVNADGGGYTSELDAGKMTTRQANERAGQPASTEDDSFVQEQPSEACQSMYFEADRPPIPPSSSISTLPPVSVYTLVEGVDRQNSLRLKPSPQPVHKPVVSKLFLPTTAPEGYLTPDQMAKSTT; this comes from the exons ATGAATACCATGGCAACAAGCTACATTCTCTTCATATTCCTCATCCTTGCAGTTTCAGCGCAGGAGCAGCCCACATCTGCGGAAG CCCTCCTCCAGATCTATCCCCATATCACTGGCTGTGTCTCCCATGACATGAACACATTCCGCTGTAGATGGAATATTGGAACATTTAAAAACCTCACAGAACCCAGAGACCTGCGGATGTTCTACTACATCAATGATAAAAA CATATCACCCAAGGAGTGGAGTGAATGTCCTCACTATACACCTGACAGGACAGATGAGTGCTTCTTCAAAGAAAGCTACACAAAGGTCTGGATGACCTACAGTGTCCAGCTTCGTTCTGGAACTCAGGACATTGTCTATGACGAGATCATCTTTATAGTGTATGATATTG TGAAACCAGACCCTCCAATAGCATTGAACTGGACCCTGCTGAATGTGGGTCTAACTGGGAGCCACTTTGACGTCATGGTAAGCTGGGAACCGCCACACTCTGCAGATGTGCCGATGGGCTGGATGACACTGCAATACGAGTTGCAGTACCGTGAAGTCAACTCAACACAATGGATGAAG GTCGACCTTGAGAAGGGAATGCAGCGATCTCTTTACGGGTTGCGCACCAACACCAACCATGAGGTCAGGGTGAGATGCAAGATGCTGGCATCAAAGTACTTTGGGGAATTCAGCGACTCTATATTCATACACGTCCCTACTAAAG AGTCCAGATTTCCAATTACTGTCCTGCTTGTGTTCGCTGCCTTGAGTTCGGCGGTCATCCTTATGCTGCTCATCTATTCCCAGCAACAGAA GTTGATGGTGATTCTCCTGCCTCCAATTCCTGGTCCCAAAATCATAGGCATCGACCCAGAGCTCCTGAAG AAAGGTAAGTTGGCTGAGCTGACCTCCATCCTGGGTGGCCACCCTGACCTGAGGCCGGAGCTGTACAGTGATGACCCCTGGGTTGAGTTCATCGACCTGGACATGGAGGAGTCCAACGACCGACTAACTGAGCTGGACACCCAGTGCTTGATGGAACGCTCGCCCTCCTCTGACGGTCCTCCTCTCACTATTGGTTTTAGGGATGATGATTCAGGCCGGGCCAGCTGCTGTGACCCTGATCTGCCTGACCCAGAAGCCTCCCCCTTCCACCCACTCTTCTCTAACACCAGCTATGCCCTGGAGCCCTCTGGCCTGGGCAGCACTAAGGCCAACTCCCCAGTTCAGACACCCACCACTGGGGAGGGTCCCTGGACTGCACCTGGCCGGGAGGACCTTTACACCCAGGTGAGCGAGGTGAGACCCACTGGTGAAGTAGTGCTGAAACCTGATGAGCAGAGTAAGATGGAGAAGGAAGCAGACGATAAGGCTGAAATGGAAAAGGAGAACAAGAAGCAGAGCAAGGAGTTTGACTTTCAGCTTCAGATGGTGAATGCTGATGGGGGAGGTTACACTTCAGAGTTAGACGCTGGGAAGATGACTACCAGACAAGCCAATGAGAGGGCCGGTCAGCCAGCTTCAACTGAGGACGATAGTTTTGTTCAGGAGCAGCCCTCTGAGGCATGCCAGAGCATGTACTTTGAGGCTGACAGGCCCCCCATTCCACCTTCATCTTCCATTTCCACTCTGCCCCCTGTTTCTGTCTACACATTGGTGGAAGGAGTAGACAGGCAGAACAGCCTCCGTCTGAAGCCTAGCCCTCAACCTGTACACAAGCCAGTCGTAAGCAAGCTGTTCTTGCCCACAACTGCACCAGAGGGGTACCTGACCCCTGACCAAATGGCTAAAAGTACAACATAG
- the ghrb gene encoding growth hormone receptor b isoform X1, with protein MDLKKQLFLPRREDFWVLVYRIFFPFAAYTRLPLVENGSKLTCGMNTMATSYILFIFLILAVSAQEQPTSAEALLQIYPHITGCVSHDMNTFRCRWNIGTFKNLTEPRDLRMFYYINDKNISPKEWSECPHYTPDRTDECFFKESYTKVWMTYSVQLRSGTQDIVYDEIIFIVYDIVKPDPPIALNWTLLNVGLTGSHFDVMVSWEPPHSADVPMGWMTLQYELQYREVNSTQWMKVDLEKGMQRSLYGLRTNTNHEVRVRCKMLASKYFGEFSDSIFIHVPTKESRFPITVLLVFAALSSAVILMLLIYSQQQKLMVILLPPIPGPKIIGIDPELLKKGKLAELTSILGGHPDLRPELYSDDPWVEFIDLDMEESNDRLTELDTQCLMERSPSSDGPPLTIGFRDDDSGRASCCDPDLPDPEASPFHPLFSNTSYALEPSGLGSTKANSPVQTPTTGEGPWTAPGREDLYTQVSEVRPTGEVVLKPDEQSKMEKEADDKAEMEKENKKQSKEFDFQLQMVNADGGGYTSELDAGKMTTRQANERAGQPASTEDDSFVQEQPSEACQSMYFEADRPPIPPSSSISTLPPVSVYTLVEGVDRQNSLRLKPSPQPVHKPVVSKLFLPTTAPEGYLTPDQMAKSTT; from the exons atggatttaaaaaaacaactttttcTTCCAAGACGTGAAGATTTTTGGGTGTTGGTCTACCGGATCTTTTTTCCATTCGCCGCCTATACGAGGCTTCCACTTGTAGAAAACGGCAGTAAACTTACTTGCG GGATGAATACCATGGCAACAAGCTACATTCTCTTCATATTCCTCATCCTTGCAGTTTCAGCGCAGGAGCAGCCCACATCTGCGGAAG CCCTCCTCCAGATCTATCCCCATATCACTGGCTGTGTCTCCCATGACATGAACACATTCCGCTGTAGATGGAATATTGGAACATTTAAAAACCTCACAGAACCCAGAGACCTGCGGATGTTCTACTACATCAATGATAAAAA CATATCACCCAAGGAGTGGAGTGAATGTCCTCACTATACACCTGACAGGACAGATGAGTGCTTCTTCAAAGAAAGCTACACAAAGGTCTGGATGACCTACAGTGTCCAGCTTCGTTCTGGAACTCAGGACATTGTCTATGACGAGATCATCTTTATAGTGTATGATATTG TGAAACCAGACCCTCCAATAGCATTGAACTGGACCCTGCTGAATGTGGGTCTAACTGGGAGCCACTTTGACGTCATGGTAAGCTGGGAACCGCCACACTCTGCAGATGTGCCGATGGGCTGGATGACACTGCAATACGAGTTGCAGTACCGTGAAGTCAACTCAACACAATGGATGAAG GTCGACCTTGAGAAGGGAATGCAGCGATCTCTTTACGGGTTGCGCACCAACACCAACCATGAGGTCAGGGTGAGATGCAAGATGCTGGCATCAAAGTACTTTGGGGAATTCAGCGACTCTATATTCATACACGTCCCTACTAAAG AGTCCAGATTTCCAATTACTGTCCTGCTTGTGTTCGCTGCCTTGAGTTCGGCGGTCATCCTTATGCTGCTCATCTATTCCCAGCAACAGAA GTTGATGGTGATTCTCCTGCCTCCAATTCCTGGTCCCAAAATCATAGGCATCGACCCAGAGCTCCTGAAG AAAGGTAAGTTGGCTGAGCTGACCTCCATCCTGGGTGGCCACCCTGACCTGAGGCCGGAGCTGTACAGTGATGACCCCTGGGTTGAGTTCATCGACCTGGACATGGAGGAGTCCAACGACCGACTAACTGAGCTGGACACCCAGTGCTTGATGGAACGCTCGCCCTCCTCTGACGGTCCTCCTCTCACTATTGGTTTTAGGGATGATGATTCAGGCCGGGCCAGCTGCTGTGACCCTGATCTGCCTGACCCAGAAGCCTCCCCCTTCCACCCACTCTTCTCTAACACCAGCTATGCCCTGGAGCCCTCTGGCCTGGGCAGCACTAAGGCCAACTCCCCAGTTCAGACACCCACCACTGGGGAGGGTCCCTGGACTGCACCTGGCCGGGAGGACCTTTACACCCAGGTGAGCGAGGTGAGACCCACTGGTGAAGTAGTGCTGAAACCTGATGAGCAGAGTAAGATGGAGAAGGAAGCAGACGATAAGGCTGAAATGGAAAAGGAGAACAAGAAGCAGAGCAAGGAGTTTGACTTTCAGCTTCAGATGGTGAATGCTGATGGGGGAGGTTACACTTCAGAGTTAGACGCTGGGAAGATGACTACCAGACAAGCCAATGAGAGGGCCGGTCAGCCAGCTTCAACTGAGGACGATAGTTTTGTTCAGGAGCAGCCCTCTGAGGCATGCCAGAGCATGTACTTTGAGGCTGACAGGCCCCCCATTCCACCTTCATCTTCCATTTCCACTCTGCCCCCTGTTTCTGTCTACACATTGGTGGAAGGAGTAGACAGGCAGAACAGCCTCCGTCTGAAGCCTAGCCCTCAACCTGTACACAAGCCAGTCGTAAGCAAGCTGTTCTTGCCCACAACTGCACCAGAGGGGTACCTGACCCCTGACCAAATGGCTAAAAGTACAACATAG
- the ghrb gene encoding growth hormone receptor b isoform X2 has protein sequence MQFNTVTSKIGMNTMATSYILFIFLILAVSAQEQPTSAEALLQIYPHITGCVSHDMNTFRCRWNIGTFKNLTEPRDLRMFYYINDKNISPKEWSECPHYTPDRTDECFFKESYTKVWMTYSVQLRSGTQDIVYDEIIFIVYDIVKPDPPIALNWTLLNVGLTGSHFDVMVSWEPPHSADVPMGWMTLQYELQYREVNSTQWMKVDLEKGMQRSLYGLRTNTNHEVRVRCKMLASKYFGEFSDSIFIHVPTKESRFPITVLLVFAALSSAVILMLLIYSQQQKLMVILLPPIPGPKIIGIDPELLKKGKLAELTSILGGHPDLRPELYSDDPWVEFIDLDMEESNDRLTELDTQCLMERSPSSDGPPLTIGFRDDDSGRASCCDPDLPDPEASPFHPLFSNTSYALEPSGLGSTKANSPVQTPTTGEGPWTAPGREDLYTQVSEVRPTGEVVLKPDEQSKMEKEADDKAEMEKENKKQSKEFDFQLQMVNADGGGYTSELDAGKMTTRQANERAGQPASTEDDSFVQEQPSEACQSMYFEADRPPIPPSSSISTLPPVSVYTLVEGVDRQNSLRLKPSPQPVHKPVVSKLFLPTTAPEGYLTPDQMAKSTT, from the exons ATGCAATTCAATACTGTGACATCAAAGATAG GGATGAATACCATGGCAACAAGCTACATTCTCTTCATATTCCTCATCCTTGCAGTTTCAGCGCAGGAGCAGCCCACATCTGCGGAAG CCCTCCTCCAGATCTATCCCCATATCACTGGCTGTGTCTCCCATGACATGAACACATTCCGCTGTAGATGGAATATTGGAACATTTAAAAACCTCACAGAACCCAGAGACCTGCGGATGTTCTACTACATCAATGATAAAAA CATATCACCCAAGGAGTGGAGTGAATGTCCTCACTATACACCTGACAGGACAGATGAGTGCTTCTTCAAAGAAAGCTACACAAAGGTCTGGATGACCTACAGTGTCCAGCTTCGTTCTGGAACTCAGGACATTGTCTATGACGAGATCATCTTTATAGTGTATGATATTG TGAAACCAGACCCTCCAATAGCATTGAACTGGACCCTGCTGAATGTGGGTCTAACTGGGAGCCACTTTGACGTCATGGTAAGCTGGGAACCGCCACACTCTGCAGATGTGCCGATGGGCTGGATGACACTGCAATACGAGTTGCAGTACCGTGAAGTCAACTCAACACAATGGATGAAG GTCGACCTTGAGAAGGGAATGCAGCGATCTCTTTACGGGTTGCGCACCAACACCAACCATGAGGTCAGGGTGAGATGCAAGATGCTGGCATCAAAGTACTTTGGGGAATTCAGCGACTCTATATTCATACACGTCCCTACTAAAG AGTCCAGATTTCCAATTACTGTCCTGCTTGTGTTCGCTGCCTTGAGTTCGGCGGTCATCCTTATGCTGCTCATCTATTCCCAGCAACAGAA GTTGATGGTGATTCTCCTGCCTCCAATTCCTGGTCCCAAAATCATAGGCATCGACCCAGAGCTCCTGAAG AAAGGTAAGTTGGCTGAGCTGACCTCCATCCTGGGTGGCCACCCTGACCTGAGGCCGGAGCTGTACAGTGATGACCCCTGGGTTGAGTTCATCGACCTGGACATGGAGGAGTCCAACGACCGACTAACTGAGCTGGACACCCAGTGCTTGATGGAACGCTCGCCCTCCTCTGACGGTCCTCCTCTCACTATTGGTTTTAGGGATGATGATTCAGGCCGGGCCAGCTGCTGTGACCCTGATCTGCCTGACCCAGAAGCCTCCCCCTTCCACCCACTCTTCTCTAACACCAGCTATGCCCTGGAGCCCTCTGGCCTGGGCAGCACTAAGGCCAACTCCCCAGTTCAGACACCCACCACTGGGGAGGGTCCCTGGACTGCACCTGGCCGGGAGGACCTTTACACCCAGGTGAGCGAGGTGAGACCCACTGGTGAAGTAGTGCTGAAACCTGATGAGCAGAGTAAGATGGAGAAGGAAGCAGACGATAAGGCTGAAATGGAAAAGGAGAACAAGAAGCAGAGCAAGGAGTTTGACTTTCAGCTTCAGATGGTGAATGCTGATGGGGGAGGTTACACTTCAGAGTTAGACGCTGGGAAGATGACTACCAGACAAGCCAATGAGAGGGCCGGTCAGCCAGCTTCAACTGAGGACGATAGTTTTGTTCAGGAGCAGCCCTCTGAGGCATGCCAGAGCATGTACTTTGAGGCTGACAGGCCCCCCATTCCACCTTCATCTTCCATTTCCACTCTGCCCCCTGTTTCTGTCTACACATTGGTGGAAGGAGTAGACAGGCAGAACAGCCTCCGTCTGAAGCCTAGCCCTCAACCTGTACACAAGCCAGTCGTAAGCAAGCTGTTCTTGCCCACAACTGCACCAGAGGGGTACCTGACCCCTGACCAAATGGCTAAAAGTACAACATAG
- the ghrb gene encoding growth hormone receptor b isoform X4, translated as MIKKFRKEKPVPHACSISPKEWSECPHYTPDRTDECFFKESYTKVWMTYSVQLRSGTQDIVYDEIIFIVYDIVKPDPPIALNWTLLNVGLTGSHFDVMVSWEPPHSADVPMGWMTLQYELQYREVNSTQWMKVDLEKGMQRSLYGLRTNTNHEVRVRCKMLASKYFGEFSDSIFIHVPTKESRFPITVLLVFAALSSAVILMLLIYSQQQKLMVILLPPIPGPKIIGIDPELLKKGKLAELTSILGGHPDLRPELYSDDPWVEFIDLDMEESNDRLTELDTQCLMERSPSSDGPPLTIGFRDDDSGRASCCDPDLPDPEASPFHPLFSNTSYALEPSGLGSTKANSPVQTPTTGEGPWTAPGREDLYTQVSEVRPTGEVVLKPDEQSKMEKEADDKAEMEKENKKQSKEFDFQLQMVNADGGGYTSELDAGKMTTRQANERAGQPASTEDDSFVQEQPSEACQSMYFEADRPPIPPSSSISTLPPVSVYTLVEGVDRQNSLRLKPSPQPVHKPVVSKLFLPTTAPEGYLTPDQMAKSTT; from the exons ATGATAAAAA AATTTCGAAAAGAAAAACCTGTTCCCCATGCCTGCAGCATATCACCCAAGGAGTGGAGTGAATGTCCTCACTATACACCTGACAGGACAGATGAGTGCTTCTTCAAAGAAAGCTACACAAAGGTCTGGATGACCTACAGTGTCCAGCTTCGTTCTGGAACTCAGGACATTGTCTATGACGAGATCATCTTTATAGTGTATGATATTG TGAAACCAGACCCTCCAATAGCATTGAACTGGACCCTGCTGAATGTGGGTCTAACTGGGAGCCACTTTGACGTCATGGTAAGCTGGGAACCGCCACACTCTGCAGATGTGCCGATGGGCTGGATGACACTGCAATACGAGTTGCAGTACCGTGAAGTCAACTCAACACAATGGATGAAG GTCGACCTTGAGAAGGGAATGCAGCGATCTCTTTACGGGTTGCGCACCAACACCAACCATGAGGTCAGGGTGAGATGCAAGATGCTGGCATCAAAGTACTTTGGGGAATTCAGCGACTCTATATTCATACACGTCCCTACTAAAG AGTCCAGATTTCCAATTACTGTCCTGCTTGTGTTCGCTGCCTTGAGTTCGGCGGTCATCCTTATGCTGCTCATCTATTCCCAGCAACAGAA GTTGATGGTGATTCTCCTGCCTCCAATTCCTGGTCCCAAAATCATAGGCATCGACCCAGAGCTCCTGAAG AAAGGTAAGTTGGCTGAGCTGACCTCCATCCTGGGTGGCCACCCTGACCTGAGGCCGGAGCTGTACAGTGATGACCCCTGGGTTGAGTTCATCGACCTGGACATGGAGGAGTCCAACGACCGACTAACTGAGCTGGACACCCAGTGCTTGATGGAACGCTCGCCCTCCTCTGACGGTCCTCCTCTCACTATTGGTTTTAGGGATGATGATTCAGGCCGGGCCAGCTGCTGTGACCCTGATCTGCCTGACCCAGAAGCCTCCCCCTTCCACCCACTCTTCTCTAACACCAGCTATGCCCTGGAGCCCTCTGGCCTGGGCAGCACTAAGGCCAACTCCCCAGTTCAGACACCCACCACTGGGGAGGGTCCCTGGACTGCACCTGGCCGGGAGGACCTTTACACCCAGGTGAGCGAGGTGAGACCCACTGGTGAAGTAGTGCTGAAACCTGATGAGCAGAGTAAGATGGAGAAGGAAGCAGACGATAAGGCTGAAATGGAAAAGGAGAACAAGAAGCAGAGCAAGGAGTTTGACTTTCAGCTTCAGATGGTGAATGCTGATGGGGGAGGTTACACTTCAGAGTTAGACGCTGGGAAGATGACTACCAGACAAGCCAATGAGAGGGCCGGTCAGCCAGCTTCAACTGAGGACGATAGTTTTGTTCAGGAGCAGCCCTCTGAGGCATGCCAGAGCATGTACTTTGAGGCTGACAGGCCCCCCATTCCACCTTCATCTTCCATTTCCACTCTGCCCCCTGTTTCTGTCTACACATTGGTGGAAGGAGTAGACAGGCAGAACAGCCTCCGTCTGAAGCCTAGCCCTCAACCTGTACACAAGCCAGTCGTAAGCAAGCTGTTCTTGCCCACAACTGCACCAGAGGGGTACCTGACCCCTGACCAAATGGCTAAAAGTACAACATAG
- the c7b gene encoding complement component C7 produces the protein MKFNLDITLSCLALLLCQLPHNRCEQPVNCRWGPYGEWSECDGCTKTQVRTRTVEVFAQYRGSPCSGEDSQTQNCVPKKGCPLSTGCGERFRCSSGQCVSRSLVCNGDQDCEEGGTDERHCDADNSHYVCDLDKTPPNSDHTAKGYDVLTDTFRSAVINIFSFGGQCRKVFSGDHKTYYRLPQSILRYTFQVEVQNDFTDEAYDSTWSYMKHIQDNALWGHDRRTFHTELNKEKSHRLLIIKNKVELAQFQNTGPRYITLAEDFWKALTTLPSTYSYPAYRYLLHKYGTHYLSEGSLGGQYQALVEFDNEALKETSTTDVEYQRCVTKKKRRLFRKKVTTTCEKLVKSLKTSNGYNNNKLPIKINVIGGDSSFIPGLSVLDLENPEANGQLYDQWASSVKDFPQVINMKLQPLYELVKEVQCAGLKKLHLKRATEEYLAAQHPCHCRPCQNNGQPLLTGTKCECVCRPGTSGPACESGTVIGEQSGVIHGSWSCWSSWGSCSQGQRSRTRTCTNPAPKQGGLHCLGMSSEQAPCEESDLQHLQMMEPQCFGLSISPPKTCGPPPALKNGFVLSPRDVYVVGSKIQYSCIEGHYITGNTVAECTDNNSWTSGPMVCRSETCDVPSLENDVTGVPWKVTYLIGESVSLSCPVGMIREGVAEIRCSSSLQWSPSPNTARCKEAPKAPNIQNGLKCKLWETQANNQCVCKLPNQCQPSLQLCATIHTGRTSRLGICQLGAMQCIGWSFKLTKDSDCDWSDRGLISCQEECFDNSVQLCVKLRDSAVAVTMSECEVGARRCQGEQFDVVSIEACPAL, from the exons ATGAAG TTCAACTTGGATATAACTCTGTCCTGTCTGGCTCTGTTACTCTGCCAACTCCCACACAATCG CTGTGAACAGCCTGTGAACTGCAGATGGGGACCTTATGGCGAATGGTCTGAGTGTGATGGTTGCACAAAAACACAG GTTCGCACACGGACTGTCGAGGTGTTTGCTCAGTATAGAGGAAGTCCATGTTCTGGCGAGGATTCTCAGACTCAAAACTGTGTCCCCAAAAAAGGATGTCCCCTGAGCACAGGCTGTGGAGAACGGTTTCGCTGTTCCTCAG GACAGTGCGTGAGCCGCTCTCTGGTATGTAACGGAGACCAGGACTGCGAGGAGGGCGGGACGGACGAGAGACACTGTGATGCTGACAACAGCCACTATGTGTGTGACCTGGACAAGACTCCTCCCAACTCTGACCACACAGCTAAGGG GTATGATGTGCTCACAGATACATTCAGGTCCGCTGTCATCAACATATTTAGCTTTGGAGGGCAGTGCAGGAAAGTATTCAGTGGAGACCACAAGACCTACTACCGACTCCCTCAGAGTATACTCAGGTACACATTTCAG GTAGAGGTTCAGAATGACTTCACTGATGAAGCCTATGACAGCACCTGGTCCTACATGAAGCACATCCAGGACAACGCCTTATGGGGGCACGATCGCCGCACCTTTCACACAGAACTCAACAAAGAAAAG TCCCACAGGTTGCTAATAATCAAGAACAAGGTGGAGCTGGCCCAGTTCCAGAACACCGGGCCCCGGTATATCACTTTGGCTGAGGACTTCTGGAAGGCCCTGACCACCCTTCCTTCCACGTACAGTTACCCAGCCTACCGTTACCTCCTGCACAAGTACGGCACCCACTACCTATCTGAAGGCTCCCTGGGGGGCCAGTACCAGGCCCTGGTAGAGTTTGACAACGAAGCCCTGAAAGAAACCA GTACAACAGATGTAGAGTACCAGCGTTgtgttacaaagaaaaagcgCCGCTTGTTTCGTAAAAAAGTCACGACTACATGTGAAAAACTGGTCAAATCTCTCAAGACCTCAAACG GGTATAACAACAACAAGCTTCCTATTAAGATCAATGTTATTGGTGGAGACTCCTCCTTCATACCTGGCCTCAGTGTGCTTGATCTGGAGAACCCAGAGGCCAATGGACAATTGTATGACCAGTGGGCCAGCTCTGTCAAGGATTTTCCTCAGGTCATCAACATGAAG CTGCAGCCTCTGTATGAGCTGGTCAAAGAAGTGCAGTGTGCCGGTCTGAAGAAGCTCCATTTGAAGAGAGCTACAGAGGAATACCTAGCAGCACAACATCCCTGCCACTGCCGACCATGCCAAAACAACGGACAGCCCCTTCTGACTGGCACAAAGTGTGAATGTGTCTGCAGGCCTGGTACCTCTGGCCCTGCCTGTGAAAGTGGGACGGTCATAGGAGAGCAGTCAG GGGTGATCCATGGGAGCTGGAGCTGCTGGTCGTCATGGGGATCCTGCTCtcagggtcaaaggtcaagGACTAGGACCTGTACTAACCCCGCCCCCAAGCAAGGGGGCCTTCATTGCCTGGGGATGTCTTCAGAACAAGCGCCCTGTGAAGAGTCAGACttacaacatttaca gATGATGGAGCCTCAGTGTTTTGGTCTCTCTATAAGTCCACCCAAGACATGTGGACCCCCTCCAGCCCTGAAGAATGGATTTGTCCTG AGCCCCAGAGATGTATATGTTGTGGGCAGTAAGATTCAGTACTCCTGCATAGAGGGACATTACATCACTGGAAATACAGTGGCTGAATGTACTGACAACAACAGTTGGACCAGTGGACCAATGGTGTGCCGGA GTGAAACGTGTGATGTCCCATCCCTTGAGAATGATGTCACAGGCGTACCTTGGAAAGTGACCTATCTGATCGGGGAGTCAGtgtccctgtcctgtcccgTGGGCATGATAAGAGAGGGTGTGGCAGAGATCAGGTGTAGctccagtctgcagtggtctccATCTCCAAACACTGCAAGGTGTAAAGAGG CGCCAAAGGCTCCCAACATTCAAAATGGCTTGAAGTGCAAATTATGGGAAACACAAGCAAacaatcagtgtgtgtgtaagcttCCAAACCAATGCCA GCCATCACTGCAGTTATGTGCCACAATCCATACAGGAAGAACAAGTCGTTTGGGCATATGCCAACTTGGAGCTATGCAGTGTATTGGGTGGAGCTTTAAACTGACCAAGGACAGTGATTGTGATTGGTCGGATAGGGGGTTGATTTCCTGCCAGGAAGAGTGCTTTGACAACTCTGTCCAGCTCTGTGTCAAACTAAGAGACAGTGCTGTTGCTGTGACAATGTCAGAATGTGAGGTGGGAGCTCGGAGGTGCCAGGGGGAGCAGTTTGATGTGGTCAGCATCGAGGCCTGTCCTGCACTTTAA